The genomic window TTCTCCACTTTTCAGCAATATATCCAGTGTTTCATCCAACACTTCCAGTCGTTTGACGAGGCGCTCTTCCTCGTCCATCTTCTCCAAATCCTCGACCAATAATTGAAAGAGCCAATAGGCGATCTCGTGCTCTTTGACCATCCTTTTCACCCTTATCCATCATGAGGGTTGCATTACCTGTACCTGACGGTTTCATTCTGGGAACTTCTCGTAGTAAGCTAGAGACAAAGCCACTGTATAGGCGTGCTGGGATTTGATCAACATGCCCGCATCAATACTTTTCTACAGGGAGGGAAGGCGTACGCCAGTACGATGAAAATATCCATCCTATTGTTCGCCGGGATCGCAGAGGAGATCGGCACCCGTCAGCTAGAAATGGAATTGCCTGATGATACGACTGTCGGTGACTTGTTGGCACATCTTGCAAATCAATATCCGAATGCCGCTTCATTGCTTCGCCAATCGTTTGTATCCATCAACCACGAGTACGCCGCTCCGGAACGGCCCATCCCTCCGGAGGCAGAAATTGCGATCATCCCGCCCGTCAGTGGCGGGGAAGAGGCGGATGATCATCTGATCATTACGGAAGAGCCTCTGTCTGCCGACTTACTGATACAAAAGGTCTCCAATCCACATGCCGGGGCGGTTTTGACCTTTGTGGGAACGGTACGCGAGTTTACGCGCGGTCGCCGAACCGTCCATTTGGAATACGAAGCGTACGCGCCGATGGCCATCAAGAAAATGAAGCAAATCACCGAAGAAATCAGTACACGATGGCCATCCGCCCGTGTCGCCATGGCGCATCGGGTAGGCCGTCTGGACATCGAAGAGATCAGCGTGATCATCGCCGTGGCCACCCCGCACCGAGACGAGGCTTTCGCCGCCGGACGCTATGCCATTGAACGGCTCAAGGCCATCGTGCCCATCTGGAAAAAAGAAAAATGGGAAGACGGGTCGGAATGGATTGGCCACCAACAAGGCCCTTGGAATCCGATGGCCTCGCCGGAAACGGATGCCGACCCGTCCTCAGGGAAGGAGCAATCGCGGTGATAGATCGTGTACGATATTCCAGACAAATCCTGTTCGCTCCCATTGGAGAAGAAGGCCAAAACAAACTCCAACAAGCACGTGTCGCCATTGTCGGCATGGGTGCACTCGGCTCCGCTCTGGCCAATCATATGGTTCGTGCAGGAGTCGGATTCGTCCGATTGATTGACCGCGATTTTGTCGAACCCAGCAACCTGCAACGCCAAATGCTATATGACGAATCAGATGCGAGAGAAGGCCTTCCCAAAGCGGTGGCGGCAGAACAGAAACTGCGCGCCATCAACTCGGGAGTCCGACTGGAAGCACACGTCACCGATTTGACATGGCAAAACGCCGAAACACTTCTGTCCGACATCGATCTGATATTGGACGGTACTGACAATTTCTCCGTTCGGTTTTTAATCAACGATGTCAGTGTCAAACATGGCATCCCGTGGATTTACGGCGGCGCGGTCAGCTCCCGGGGCATGGTGTTCACAATCCGGCCGGGAATCACGCCTTGTCTTCGCTGTCTGTTTCCGGATCCTCCCGCTCCGGGAACGACGGAAACATGCGATACGGCCGGTGTGATCGGTCCGATCATTCACATCGTGGCCGCCCATCAAGCAGCGGAAGCGCTCAAATTGTTGGTACGTGACGAACACGCACTGAACACACGGCTACGACATTTTGAATGCTGGTACAATCACGATACCGCTATGGATGTGAGCCAAAACCGGAAACCCGATTGTCCGACATGCGGCCAAGGTATTTGGGAGTTTCTGAACCCAACGGACAAAGAACCTCAAGCCGTTTCCCTATGCGGACGAGACACCGTCCAGATCTCTCCATCCACTCCCCAACAGATGGATCTGGAACAGTTGGCGAAACGGCTGGCACCAATCGGACGAGTAGAGCAAAATCGCTTTCTTTTGCGGGCCGATATTGATCCTTACCGATTGGTTGTTTTCCCGGACGGGCGCATTTTGGTCCAAGGAACGCAAGATCCGTCAACGGCGCGCTCGGTTGTGGCCAAATATATCGGGGCGTAACCGTGATTGAGGGAGCCGGAGAACAATCCGGCTCCCGTCTGCTTCATGCATATCAGTTTTATCTGCGTCATCCAGTTTTACCGAGTACGTCTTTTTCCGTTCTCATCGGCTAAAATCCAGTCCGGCCAACCGCTCCATCACTCGAATCAGTGCATGGGTTCCGTCATCATCCCCACCATAAGCCTGTACCGACCGTAGCAACTGTTGCACAACCGCCGTTCCCACCAACGGCAGGTTCATCTGTTCCGCCTCCTGAAGCACGATGCGCAAATCTTTTTGCTGGAAACGGACCGAAAAGCCGGGGTCCAGATCGCCCTTGACAATTCGAGGCGCCAAATTGGCCAAGGCCCAGGAACCTCCTGCTCCCTGCGTGGTCACCTCAATCATCTTTTCCAGATCGACACCCGCTTTTTTGGCGAATGCCAAGGCCTCCACCACGGCCAACAGATTGAGCCCGCACAAAATCTGGTTGCACGCTTTAACCGTTTGTCCAGCTCCATGGGGACCGCAATGCACAATGTTTTTTCCCATCGCTTCCAATACCGGGCGAACCGTTTCCAATACCTCGGCGTCTCCTCCGACCATGATGGACAGCGTGCCTTCCCGTGCACCGATATCTCCTCCGCTGACAGGGGCATCAAGCATGCGGACGCCTTGTTCCGCGGCACGAGCAGCCAACTCCCGGGTTGCCTCCGGTGCGATCGTACTCATGTCCACCCAGATCAACCCTTCACGGGCACCATTCAACAGCCCTTCTGGTCCTTCTGCCACTTCCCGCACATCCGGCGTGTCGCCAACACAGGTAATCACCACGTCACTCACTTCTGCCACGGCCCGGGGCGAATCAGCCGTTTCCGCCCCCCATTCCCTCGCTTCCGCCATTTTTCGTTCGGTCCGGTTCCATACGGTAACCGGAAAACCTGCGCGG from Polycladomyces subterraneus includes these protein-coding regions:
- a CDS encoding NAD(P)-dependent oxidoreductase, with translation MQSLRVGFIGLGIMGRSMVRNIHRAGFPVTVWNRTERKMAEAREWGAETADSPRAVAEVSDVVITCVGDTPDVREVAEGPEGLLNGAREGLIWVDMSTIAPEATRELAARAAEQGVRMLDAPVSGGDIGAREGTLSIMVGGDAEVLETVRPVLEAMGKNIVHCGPHGAGQTVKACNQILCGLNLLAVVEALAFAKKAGVDLEKMIEVTTQGAGGSWALANLAPRIVKGDLDPGFSVRFQQKDLRIVLQEAEQMNLPLVGTAVVQQLLRSVQAYGGDDDGTHALIRVMERLAGLDFSR
- the moaD gene encoding molybdopterin converting factor subunit 1, coding for MKISILLFAGIAEEIGTRQLEMELPDDTTVGDLLAHLANQYPNAASLLRQSFVSINHEYAAPERPIPPEAEIAIIPPVSGGEEADDHLIITEEPLSADLLIQKVSNPHAGAVLTFVGTVREFTRGRRTVHLEYEAYAPMAIKKMKQITEEISTRWPSARVAMAHRVGRLDIEEISVIIAVATPHRDEAFAAGRYAIERLKAIVPIWKKEKWEDGSEWIGHQQGPWNPMASPETDADPSSGKEQSR
- a CDS encoding ThiF family adenylyltransferase; translated protein: MDRVRYSRQILFAPIGEEGQNKLQQARVAIVGMGALGSALANHMVRAGVGFVRLIDRDFVEPSNLQRQMLYDESDAREGLPKAVAAEQKLRAINSGVRLEAHVTDLTWQNAETLLSDIDLILDGTDNFSVRFLINDVSVKHGIPWIYGGAVSSRGMVFTIRPGITPCLRCLFPDPPAPGTTETCDTAGVIGPIIHIVAAHQAAEALKLLVRDEHALNTRLRHFECWYNHDTAMDVSQNRKPDCPTCGQGIWEFLNPTDKEPQAVSLCGRDTVQISPSTPQQMDLEQLAKRLAPIGRVEQNRFLLRADIDPYRLVVFPDGRILVQGTQDPSTARSVVAKYIGA